In one Pseudarthrobacter sp. NBSH8 genomic region, the following are encoded:
- the aroA gene encoding 3-phosphoshikimate 1-carboxyvinyltransferase produces MTGSTPPATTDPRISTDTVPHWPAPFAGRPINATVTVPGSKSLTNRFLVLAALADGPSRLRAPLHSRDSALMIEALRQLGATITEVPGDGAFGPDLEVTPLSQEAPSSTTHIDCGLAGTVMRFVPPLAALRNGVSVFDGDPHARKRPMGTIIEALRALGVALTADDGGTPSSLPFTVEGTGQVRGGHLVIDASASSQFVSALLLVGARFTDGLHLEHVGKPVPSLDHINMTVAVLRGVGVTVDDSLPNHWVVAPGPIHAFDQRIEQDLSNAGPFLAAALASGGTVRIPDWPAGTTQVGDLWRSILADMGADVSLADGVLTVTGGPEIKGADFDETSELAPTVAALCALAAGPSRLTGIAHLRGHETDRLAALVTEINRLGGDAEETSDGLVIRPAKLHAGVVHSYADHRMATAGAILGLAVPGIEVQDIATTAKTMPEFPQMWADMLAQGASAGDATEGSAGGTQH; encoded by the coding sequence ATGACCGGTTCCACCCCGCCCGCAACCACGGACCCGCGCATCAGCACCGACACCGTTCCGCACTGGCCGGCTCCCTTCGCCGGCAGGCCCATCAACGCCACCGTGACGGTGCCTGGTTCCAAGTCCCTGACCAACAGGTTCCTGGTCCTGGCTGCGCTGGCTGACGGGCCGTCCCGTCTCCGCGCACCCCTGCATTCCCGGGACTCCGCCCTGATGATCGAGGCCCTCCGCCAGCTCGGTGCCACCATCACTGAGGTGCCCGGCGACGGAGCATTCGGGCCGGACCTTGAGGTCACGCCGCTGAGCCAGGAGGCGCCGTCGTCGACGACGCACATTGATTGCGGCCTCGCCGGAACAGTGATGCGTTTTGTTCCGCCGCTGGCGGCTCTGCGCAACGGCGTGAGCGTGTTCGACGGCGATCCCCACGCCCGGAAGCGCCCCATGGGCACCATCATCGAGGCCCTGAGAGCCCTCGGAGTGGCCCTGACCGCGGACGACGGCGGGACCCCCTCGTCACTGCCGTTCACCGTTGAAGGCACCGGGCAAGTCCGGGGCGGCCACCTAGTGATCGACGCCAGCGCCTCATCCCAGTTTGTCTCCGCCCTCCTGCTGGTCGGCGCCAGGTTTACCGACGGACTCCACCTGGAGCACGTGGGCAAACCCGTGCCCAGCCTGGACCACATCAACATGACGGTTGCCGTACTTCGCGGCGTCGGCGTGACCGTGGACGATTCCCTGCCGAATCACTGGGTGGTGGCCCCGGGCCCTATCCATGCTTTTGATCAGCGCATCGAGCAGGATCTCTCCAACGCCGGCCCGTTCCTGGCCGCAGCATTGGCCTCCGGCGGCACCGTCCGCATCCCGGACTGGCCCGCCGGCACCACCCAGGTGGGGGACCTCTGGCGCAGCATCCTGGCGGACATGGGCGCGGACGTCAGCCTGGCTGACGGCGTCCTCACCGTCACCGGCGGGCCAGAGATCAAGGGCGCGGATTTTGACGAAACCAGCGAGCTCGCCCCCACCGTGGCGGCCCTCTGCGCCCTGGCCGCCGGACCTTCACGGCTGACCGGCATCGCGCACCTGCGCGGCCACGAGACGGACCGGCTGGCCGCGCTCGTCACCGAAATCAACCGCCTCGGCGGCGACGCGGAAGAGACCAGCGACGGCCTCGTGATCCGCCCGGCCAAGCTGCACGCCGGCGTCGTCCACAGTTACGCGGACCATAGGATGGCCACTGCCGGCGCCATCCTCGGCCTCGCAGTTCCGGGCATCGAGGTCCAGGACATCGCCACCACGGCCAAGACCATGCCGGAATTCCCGCAGATGTGGGCGGACATGCTCGCCCAGGGCGCGTCCGCCGGCGACGCCACGGAAGGTTCCGCTGGTGGCACGCAGCACTGA
- a CDS encoding metal-dependent transcriptional regulator, whose amino-acid sequence MKTSAPSSSIEDYVKVIYGFTEWQDKPITSSQLAQRLGVANSSVSEMVRKLKDQGLVDHKPYSAITLTDSGVRLALSMVRRHRLIETYLVQEFGYSWDEVHDEAELLEHAVSDTFIERMAAKLGNPQRDPHGDPIPAADGTVLLPEAHLLGELDPGHTGRITRISDENPDLLRYLSAEDIDLDAEVEVVGRKPFGGALVVRIISPGRKRDYDLTDEVTAALWVHSEHPHTGCTLSGT is encoded by the coding sequence GTGAAGACCAGCGCGCCCTCCTCCTCGATCGAGGACTACGTCAAGGTCATCTACGGCTTCACGGAGTGGCAGGATAAACCAATTACGTCCTCCCAGCTCGCGCAGCGCCTGGGGGTGGCCAATTCTTCGGTCTCAGAGATGGTCCGCAAGCTCAAGGACCAGGGCCTGGTGGACCACAAGCCCTACAGCGCCATCACCCTCACGGACTCCGGTGTCCGGCTGGCACTGTCCATGGTGCGCCGGCACCGGCTTATTGAGACCTACCTCGTCCAGGAGTTCGGCTACAGCTGGGACGAAGTCCACGACGAAGCCGAATTGCTGGAGCATGCGGTGTCGGACACGTTTATCGAGCGTATGGCGGCGAAACTCGGCAACCCGCAACGCGACCCGCACGGCGACCCGATCCCCGCCGCGGACGGCACCGTGCTGCTGCCAGAGGCCCACCTGCTCGGCGAACTCGATCCCGGGCACACCGGCCGGATCACCCGCATCAGCGACGAGAACCCGGATCTGCTGCGCTATCTTTCCGCCGAGGATATCGATCTCGATGCCGAGGTGGAGGTCGTGGGCCGCAAGCCGTTCGGCGGCGCGCTGGTGGTGCGGATCATCAGCCCCGGCAGGAAACGGGATTACGATCTCACGGATGAGGTCACCGCTGCGCTCTGGGTCCACAGCGAGCACCCCCACACCGGCTGCACCCTCAGTGGCACCTGA
- a CDS encoding CrcB family protein: protein MMGAVVVGVFGVAGALLRFAVDSWFAHHSGPRGAVRSSGTPRHWPWATLTVNVTGCLIIGLSIGVTGRLGLAPEWQTAVATGLAGGLTTFSSWTTATVRLLSESRFGAAALNVGANLAAGFAAAAVGIALAS, encoded by the coding sequence ATGATGGGCGCGGTCGTGGTGGGGGTGTTCGGCGTGGCGGGCGCCCTGCTGCGCTTCGCCGTCGACAGCTGGTTCGCCCACCATTCGGGGCCCCGTGGCGCCGTGCGCTCCAGCGGGACGCCGCGGCACTGGCCGTGGGCCACGCTGACAGTCAACGTCACCGGGTGCCTGATTATCGGGCTGTCCATCGGGGTCACCGGAAGGCTCGGCCTTGCACCCGAGTGGCAGACCGCCGTCGCCACCGGCCTTGCCGGCGGCCTCACCACATTCAGCTCCTGGACCACCGCGACGGTGCGGCTGCTGAGCGAGTCGCGCTTCGGTGCCGCAGCCCTAAACGTCGGTGCCAACCTGGCCGCCGGTTTCGCCGCGGCGGCTGTGGGCATCGCACTGGCGTCGTAG
- a CDS encoding ribosome small subunit-dependent GTPase A, translated as MARSTDSWDESDVRIRPSKKGSRPRTKDRPSHDDAVTGRIITVDRGRYTAVVGEDSGDERIIIAARARELRRSPVVAGDFVSLVGDVSGEPDTLARLVRIQDRRTLLRRSADDTDPIERAVVANADQLVVVVAAANPEPRTGFIDRALVAAYDAGIEPLLLVTKADVKDPAELLANYEHLDFPVIISRTSDSEASGIDARSDDGLSARLDGDAVSQLRAYLEGKVSVMLGHSGVGKSTMVNALTGAERATGGVNAVTGRGRHTSSSALALKLTGAPAGSWIIDTPGIRSFGLAHVDPDRILRSFPDLEPGTDACERGCKHNTAAVNCGVDAWVAAGQAGPTGPARLASLRRLLGTDPRLVGQETKELGSIG; from the coding sequence GTGGCACGCAGCACTGATTCCTGGGACGAGTCCGACGTCCGGATCCGGCCCAGCAAAAAGGGCTCGCGGCCGCGCACGAAGGACCGCCCCAGCCACGACGACGCCGTCACGGGCCGCATCATTACCGTGGACCGCGGCCGGTACACCGCCGTCGTCGGTGAGGACTCGGGCGACGAACGGATCATCATCGCCGCGAGGGCCCGCGAACTGCGCCGCTCCCCCGTGGTGGCCGGCGACTTCGTCTCCCTTGTAGGCGATGTGTCCGGGGAGCCCGACACCCTGGCCCGGCTGGTCCGGATCCAGGACCGCAGGACCTTGCTGCGCCGCAGCGCCGATGACACTGATCCGATCGAGCGTGCGGTGGTGGCCAATGCCGATCAGCTGGTGGTGGTGGTGGCCGCCGCGAACCCGGAGCCACGCACCGGCTTCATTGACCGCGCCCTGGTGGCCGCGTACGACGCCGGCATCGAGCCGCTGCTGCTCGTAACCAAGGCGGATGTCAAGGATCCCGCGGAACTGTTGGCCAACTATGAGCACCTCGACTTCCCGGTGATCATCAGCCGTACGTCGGACTCCGAGGCCTCAGGTATCGATGCCCGCTCCGATGACGGCCTCTCTGCCCGCCTGGACGGAGACGCGGTCTCGCAACTCCGCGCGTACCTCGAGGGCAAGGTCTCGGTGATGCTGGGCCATTCCGGCGTGGGCAAATCCACCATGGTCAATGCGCTCACCGGGGCCGAACGGGCTACCGGTGGCGTGAACGCGGTGACCGGCCGCGGCCGCCACACGTCGTCGTCGGCCCTTGCCCTGAAACTGACCGGCGCCCCCGCCGGTAGCTGGATCATCGACACCCCTGGCATCCGCTCGTTCGGCCTGGCCCACGTGGATCCGGACCGGATACTAAGGTCCTTCCCGGACCTGGAACCGGGCACGGATGCCTGCGAGCGTGGTTGCAAGCACAACACCGCGGCCGTCAACTGCGGCGTGGATGCCTGGGTGGCGGCCGGTCAAGCGGGCCCCACCGGCCCGGCCCGGCTCGCGTCCCTGCGGCGGCTGCTCGGCACTGATCCGCGCCTGGTGGGCCAGGAAACCAAGGAACTGGGCAGCATCGGCTAG
- a CDS encoding class I SAM-dependent methyltransferase, whose product MARGGPRLEQGRRLELGQSFQDGGEHYQRVRPGYPAEAADWLIPSGARDAVDVGAGTGKFTALLLERGLAVSAVDPSPDMLDQLRAHYPGVYATQGTAEGTGLADSSFDVASVAQAWHWCDPLPASTELARILRPGGTLGLIWNQLDTSVPWVHRLSRIMHAGDVYKPGFRPVVGPEFEGLESHVARWEDSLSTADIMELTKTRSYYLRAGEATRSKVLANLDWYLHEHLGHAVEEDISLPYLTLTWRAAKA is encoded by the coding sequence GTGGCACGGGGTGGCCCCAGGCTTGAGCAAGGACGCCGTCTGGAACTCGGACAGAGTTTCCAGGACGGCGGCGAACATTACCAGCGCGTACGCCCTGGCTACCCCGCCGAAGCAGCGGACTGGCTGATCCCTTCCGGAGCCAGGGACGCTGTGGACGTGGGCGCCGGGACCGGCAAGTTCACCGCCCTGCTGCTGGAACGCGGCCTGGCGGTTTCCGCCGTGGACCCGTCCCCGGACATGCTGGACCAGCTGCGGGCACACTACCCGGGGGTTTACGCGACCCAGGGGACCGCAGAGGGCACCGGCCTCGCTGACTCCTCGTTCGACGTCGCGAGCGTTGCGCAGGCCTGGCACTGGTGCGATCCGCTGCCCGCGAGCACCGAACTGGCGCGGATCCTGCGGCCCGGCGGAACGCTGGGGCTGATCTGGAACCAGCTGGACACGTCTGTTCCGTGGGTGCACCGGTTGTCCCGCATCATGCATGCGGGCGACGTCTACAAGCCCGGATTCCGACCGGTGGTGGGCCCGGAGTTTGAAGGCCTCGAAAGCCATGTGGCGCGGTGGGAGGACAGCCTCAGCACGGCGGACATCATGGAACTGACGAAGACCCGCAGCTACTACCTGCGCGCCGGCGAAGCCACCCGCAGCAAGGTCCTGGCCAATCTGGACTGGTATCTGCACGAGCATCTGGGGCACGCCGTGGAAGAGGACATCAGCCTGCCGTACCTGACGCTGACGTGGCGGGCAGCGAAGGCGTGA
- a CDS encoding aminotransferase class V-fold PLP-dependent enzyme, which produces MTTATVSPNSVSPSNAAALFNDAATIAGRPLSAVTGAEIQAPLIQGGHVRYANLDYGASAPALSVVSAYLNEILPFYASVHRGAGFASQISTSVYENARNVVRDFVGGRPDDSVIFTRNTTDSLNLLAGCLPATDGRPHGDVLYLDIEHHANLLPWQGVPHRSVVAADTIVGTLEVLRAELEQGNVSLLAVTGASNVTGEILPVKALAALAHEYGARIVVDAAQLAPHRRINISTDDVDYLAFSGHKLYAPFGSGVLVGRADWLDAGTPHLAGGGAVREAKLDGVSWATGPARHEGGSPNVLGAATLARATQVIASLDQDHWHAHEAAIRSFLVDGLGKIDGVTVHQIFSDTDAETGTIGVVNFSVAGYDAGLVAAYLSAEHGVGLRDGRFCAHPLLKRLGLPSGSLRASFGVGSRLEDAQRLLAGLEQLRRTGLGWDYVVDAGRWVPANDTRTYPHWAPNTPGTAGAAPCLDD; this is translated from the coding sequence GTGACAACTGCCACCGTCTCCCCCAACAGTGTTTCCCCCAGCAACGCCGCTGCACTGTTCAACGATGCCGCTACCATCGCCGGGCGGCCCCTTTCCGCCGTCACCGGCGCGGAAATCCAGGCACCGTTGATCCAGGGCGGTCATGTCCGCTACGCAAATCTGGACTACGGCGCATCCGCTCCTGCCCTCTCCGTGGTGTCCGCCTACCTCAACGAGATCCTGCCGTTCTACGCCAGCGTCCACCGAGGCGCGGGCTTTGCGTCCCAGATCAGCACCTCCGTGTACGAGAACGCCCGGAACGTCGTCCGCGACTTTGTGGGCGGGCGCCCGGACGACTCCGTCATCTTCACCCGGAACACCACCGACTCGCTGAACCTGCTGGCGGGTTGCCTGCCGGCGACGGACGGACGGCCGCATGGCGATGTCCTTTATTTGGACATCGAGCACCACGCCAACCTCCTGCCGTGGCAGGGCGTCCCGCACCGCAGCGTCGTCGCCGCGGACACCATCGTAGGGACCCTTGAGGTCCTGCGCGCCGAACTTGAGCAGGGCAACGTCAGTCTCCTCGCGGTCACGGGCGCCTCCAACGTCACCGGGGAGATCCTCCCGGTCAAGGCCCTGGCCGCCCTCGCCCATGAGTACGGGGCGCGGATCGTGGTGGACGCCGCGCAGTTGGCGCCGCACCGGCGCATCAATATCAGCACCGACGACGTCGACTACCTCGCCTTCTCCGGCCACAAGCTCTACGCGCCCTTCGGCTCCGGGGTCCTGGTGGGCCGCGCGGACTGGCTCGACGCCGGTACTCCCCACCTTGCCGGCGGCGGCGCCGTCCGCGAGGCCAAGCTCGACGGCGTCAGCTGGGCCACCGGCCCGGCCCGGCACGAGGGCGGCTCCCCCAACGTCCTGGGTGCGGCCACCCTGGCACGCGCCACCCAGGTCATCGCATCCTTGGACCAGGACCACTGGCACGCCCACGAAGCGGCCATCCGGTCATTCCTGGTGGACGGGCTCGGGAAGATCGACGGCGTCACCGTGCACCAGATCTTCTCGGATACGGACGCCGAAACCGGCACCATCGGTGTGGTGAACTTCTCCGTGGCAGGATACGACGCGGGCCTCGTGGCCGCCTACCTGTCGGCCGAGCACGGAGTTGGCCTCCGGGACGGCCGCTTTTGCGCGCACCCACTCCTCAAGCGCCTCGGCCTTCCCTCCGGTTCGCTGCGGGCCAGCTTCGGCGTAGGCTCCCGACTGGAGGACGCCCAACGGCTCCTCGCAGGCCTGGAACAGCTCCGCCGGACCGGACTGGGCTGGGACTACGTGGTGGACGCGGGCCGCTGGGTTCCGGCTAACGACACCCGCACCTACCCGCATTGGGCGCCCAACACGCCGGGCACGGCAGGCGCGGCTCCATGCCTTGACGACTGA
- a CDS encoding DoxX family protein yields the protein MSFVRTLARPMLASSFVVAGLDKLKNADDTATQLSPFLQKAAASLPFQADEKMLARVIGGTQVGAGVLFGLGKFSRLSASLLTVISLLNTFVEWRSADISTKEGRQARRNQLLKNVSLSGGALLASVDTAGKPGLAWRAEHLAADARKSAAGARKTTGQKFHKADKAVRRAVDHATGA from the coding sequence ATGTCCTTTGTCCGTACTCTCGCCCGCCCCATGCTGGCTTCCAGTTTCGTCGTCGCCGGACTGGACAAGCTGAAGAACGCCGATGACACCGCCACCCAGCTCTCGCCGTTCCTGCAGAAGGCGGCCGCGTCGCTGCCGTTCCAGGCCGACGAGAAGATGCTGGCACGCGTGATCGGCGGAACGCAGGTGGGTGCCGGCGTACTGTTCGGCCTGGGCAAGTTCAGCCGGCTCTCGGCATCACTGCTGACCGTCATCTCCCTCCTTAATACCTTTGTGGAGTGGCGCAGCGCGGACATCAGCACCAAGGAAGGCCGCCAGGCCCGCCGGAACCAGCTGCTCAAGAACGTTTCCCTCAGCGGCGGCGCCCTGCTCGCCTCAGTGGACACCGCCGGCAAGCCGGGCCTGGCCTGGCGTGCCGAGCACCTCGCCGCAGACGCCCGGAAGTCAGCTGCAGGTGCGCGGAAGACCACCGGCCAAAAGTTCCACAAGGCGGACAAGGCCGTGCGCCGCGCCGTGGATCACGCAACGGGGGCGTAA
- a CDS encoding CrcB family protein translates to MTNTRVPGWQAWLAVAMGGLAGTELRYGLGLAFPETAGTMPLTTLGINVAGSFVLAGLTTVWMARPRTAFWLRAGLGPGLLGSFTTFSAVIFSIDQLATAGEHPVWMAYLGLSLALGLGAAAGGWRTGRLLTDRLEAAS, encoded by the coding sequence ATGACGAACACCCGCGTGCCGGGATGGCAGGCCTGGCTGGCCGTTGCGATGGGCGGCCTGGCCGGAACGGAACTCCGGTACGGCCTGGGACTCGCGTTTCCGGAAACCGCGGGGACAATGCCCTTGACCACCCTGGGAATCAATGTGGCCGGCAGCTTTGTGCTGGCCGGCCTCACCACGGTCTGGATGGCCCGGCCGCGGACGGCATTCTGGCTCCGCGCCGGCCTCGGGCCAGGACTTCTGGGCTCGTTCACCACGTTCTCAGCCGTAATTTTCTCGATTGACCAGCTGGCCACGGCCGGCGAACACCCGGTGTGGATGGCTTACCTGGGGCTGTCCCTGGCGTTGGGTCTGGGCGCCGCGGCCGGTGGCTGGCGGACCGGGCGGCTGCTCACCGACCGGCTGGAGGCAGCATCATGA
- the hisN gene encoding histidinol-phosphatase: MIQPASSYNDDLRLAHVLADSVDDQTMSRFKALDLRIETKPDLTPVTDADKSAEEAIRGQLSRSRPRDAVLGEEFGSSGHGSRRWIIDPIDGTKNFVRGVPVWATLIALVDEGEPVVGVVSAPALGKRWWAAKGSGAYMGKSLAAATRLRVSDVSKLSDASLSYSSLGGWKERGNLDEFLGLTEDVWRTRAYGDFWSYCMVAEGAVDIACEPELNLYDMAALVPIVVEAGGRFTSLEGQDGPFGGNALATNSILHSEVLKRLNPDLDDLL; the protein is encoded by the coding sequence ATGATCCAACCCGCTTCGAGCTACAACGATGACCTGCGCCTTGCCCATGTGCTGGCAGATTCCGTGGACGACCAGACCATGAGCCGCTTCAAGGCACTGGACCTCCGCATCGAGACCAAGCCGGACCTGACGCCGGTAACGGACGCGGACAAGTCCGCGGAGGAAGCCATCCGCGGCCAGCTGTCCCGCTCGCGTCCCCGCGACGCCGTGCTGGGCGAGGAATTCGGCAGTTCGGGCCATGGCTCCCGCCGCTGGATCATTGATCCCATCGACGGCACCAAGAACTTTGTCCGCGGCGTCCCGGTGTGGGCCACCCTGATAGCCCTCGTGGACGAAGGTGAACCCGTGGTAGGAGTGGTCAGTGCCCCCGCGCTGGGCAAGCGCTGGTGGGCCGCCAAGGGTTCCGGCGCCTACATGGGCAAGTCCCTCGCCGCGGCAACGCGGCTCCGGGTCTCGGACGTCTCCAAGCTTTCGGATGCCTCCCTGTCCTACTCCAGCCTGGGCGGCTGGAAGGAACGCGGCAACCTGGATGAATTCCTGGGACTGACCGAAGACGTGTGGCGTACACGCGCCTACGGCGATTTCTGGTCCTACTGCATGGTGGCCGAAGGTGCCGTGGACATCGCCTGCGAGCCCGAACTGAACCTCTACGACATGGCTGCCCTCGTGCCCATCGTGGTGGAAGCCGGCGGCCGCTTCACCTCTCTGGAGGGACAGGACGGGCCGTTCGGCGGAAACGCCCTGGCCACGAACTCCATCCTGCACTCAGAGGTGCTCAAGCGGCTGAACCCGGACCTGGACGATCTCCTCTAG